One region of Mycobacterium riyadhense genomic DNA includes:
- a CDS encoding response regulator: MTRVLVIDDEPQILRALRINLSVRGYEVVTASTGIGALRAATEHKPDVVILDLGLPDISGIEVLAGLRGWLTAPVIVLSARTDSSDKVQALDAGADDYVTKPFGMDEFLARLRAAVRRTTAASELDQPVIETDSFTVDLSAKKVTKDGAEVHLTPTEWGMLEVLVRNRGKLVGRAELLKEVWGPAYATETHYLRVYLAQLRRKLEDDPSHPKHLLTESGMGYRFEA, from the coding sequence ATGACTAGGGTGTTGGTCATCGATGACGAGCCGCAAATCCTGCGCGCGTTACGAATCAACCTATCCGTGCGTGGCTACGAGGTCGTCACCGCGTCCACCGGTATCGGCGCGCTGCGCGCCGCTACCGAGCACAAACCCGACGTGGTGATCCTCGACCTTGGCCTGCCCGACATCTCGGGGATCGAGGTGCTGGCCGGCTTGCGCGGCTGGCTGACCGCGCCGGTGATCGTGTTGTCGGCACGCACCGATTCGTCGGACAAAGTGCAAGCGTTGGATGCGGGCGCCGATGACTATGTGACGAAACCGTTTGGCATGGACGAATTTCTGGCTCGATTGCGCGCCGCGGTGCGGCGTACCACGGCGGCCTCCGAGCTGGACCAGCCGGTGATCGAAACCGACTCGTTCACCGTTGATCTGTCGGCCAAGAAGGTCACCAAAGACGGCGCAGAGGTACATCTGACCCCGACCGAATGGGGCATGCTCGAGGTGCTGGTCCGCAACCGAGGCAAGTTGGTCGGCCGCGCGGAGCTACTCAAAGAGGTGTGGGGACCGGCGTATGCCACCGAAACCCATTACCTACGAGTGTATCTGGCGCAGCTGCGACGCAAACTCGAGGATGACCCGTCGCATCCCAAGCACCTGTTGACCGAGTCCGGTATGGGCTACCGCTTCGAGGCGTGA
- a CDS encoding IS110 family transposase — translation MLFVGDDWAQDHHDVYLMDEAGARLAATRLPEGLTGIGQFHELLAEHADDPGEVIIGIETDRGVWVGALVAAGYQVYAVNPRSVARYRDRHGVSGAKSDAADAKLLADLVRTDRHNHRPLSADSSQGDAIQVLARAHQGLIWTRARQSATLRANLLQYYPAALEALPSLGDRDRDRDALAVLGRAPTPTQGARLSLSKIGSALKAGGRQRNIDERARQIQAALRTEQLAAPEAVTQAYGAITSATVNVLIELTDQISQLETTLAEHCEKHPDADIYRSLPGLGVILSARVLGEFGDAPNRYTTAKSRKNYAGTSPLTVASGRQKLVRARYVRNDRLYDAIDRWAFAALQCSPGVRAYYDQHRAAGDTHHQALRALGNRLVGILHGCLRHQTLYNEDTAWAHRQLTAA, via the coding sequence ATGTTGTTTGTTGGCGATGACTGGGCCCAAGACCATCACGACGTGTATCTGATGGACGAGGCTGGCGCACGTTTGGCCGCAACGCGATTACCTGAGGGGTTGACCGGGATCGGGCAGTTCCACGAGTTGCTCGCCGAGCATGCCGACGATCCCGGCGAGGTGATCATCGGGATCGAGACCGACCGCGGCGTGTGGGTGGGTGCGCTGGTCGCGGCCGGTTATCAGGTGTACGCGGTCAATCCGAGGTCGGTGGCCCGGTACCGGGACCGCCATGGGGTTTCGGGCGCGAAATCCGACGCCGCTGATGCGAAGTTACTGGCCGATCTGGTCCGCACCGACCGCCACAACCACCGCCCACTTAGCGCCGATAGTTCGCAGGGCGACGCGATCCAGGTGCTGGCCCGTGCCCATCAGGGCCTGATCTGGACGCGGGCGCGCCAGTCGGCCACACTGCGCGCCAACTTGTTGCAGTACTATCCGGCGGCCCTAGAAGCGTTGCCCAGTCTGGGCGACCGGGATCGCGACCGCGACGCGCTGGCAGTGCTGGGCCGAGCTCCCACCCCCACACAAGGTGCCCGGTTGAGTCTTAGCAAAATCGGATCGGCGCTTAAAGCCGGTGGGCGCCAACGCAACATCGACGAACGCGCTCGCCAGATCCAAGCGGCCCTGCGCACCGAGCAACTGGCCGCCCCCGAGGCCGTCACACAGGCCTACGGCGCCATCACCAGCGCCACCGTCAACGTGCTGATCGAACTCACCGATCAGATCAGCCAGTTGGAAACCACGCTGGCTGAGCATTGTGAAAAGCACCCGGACGCCGACATCTACCGCTCCCTGCCAGGACTTGGTGTCATCCTCAGCGCCCGGGTGCTCGGTGAGTTCGGGGACGCCCCGAACCGCTACACCACCGCCAAGTCTCGCAAAAACTACGCCGGCACATCACCGTTGACCGTCGCGTCGGGAAGACAAAAACTCGTGCGGGCCCGCTACGTCCGCAACGACCGCCTCTACGACGCCATCGACCGCTGGGCGTTCGCCGCCCTGCAATGCAGTCCCGGTGTGCGCGCCTACTACGACCAACACCGCGCCGCCGGCGACACCCACCACCAAGCCCTACGGGCCTTGGGTAACCGCCTCGTGGGCATCCTGCACGGTTGTCTACGTCACCAAACCCTCTACAACGAAGACACCGCCTGGGCCCACCGACAACTCACCGCCGCTTGA
- a CDS encoding Ppx/GppA phosphatase family protein: MGVRRVAAIDCGTNSIRLLIADTAGEQLRDVHRETRIVRLGQGVDATGQFAPEAIARTRDALADYAELLKVHSVERVRMVATSAARDVGNRDVFFAMTADVLGAVIPGSVAEVISGAEEAALSFRGAVSELESARGPFVVVDLGGGSTEIVLGGTEVVASYSADIGCVRLTERCLHSDPPTPDEVAAARQVVGDKLEAALRVVPVERARTWVGLAGTMTTLSALAHNMTVYDAAAIHLSRVAGSDLLAVCDMLIGMTRSQRAALPPMHEGRADVIGGGAIVVEEVARELRTRAGINELTVSEHDILDGIVLSIVT; encoded by the coding sequence ATGGGCGTAAGGCGGGTCGCCGCGATTGACTGCGGTACCAACTCGATTCGGTTGTTGATCGCCGATACGGCGGGCGAGCAACTGCGTGACGTGCATCGTGAAACTCGCATTGTGCGGCTGGGTCAGGGGGTCGACGCAACGGGTCAGTTCGCGCCCGAGGCGATTGCTCGGACCCGGGACGCGTTGGCTGACTACGCCGAGTTGCTGAAGGTTCACAGCGTTGAACGGGTGCGAATGGTCGCCACGTCGGCCGCCCGCGATGTCGGCAACCGCGATGTGTTCTTTGCGATGACGGCCGATGTGCTGGGCGCCGTGATCCCTGGTTCGGTAGCGGAGGTGATCAGCGGCGCCGAGGAGGCCGCGCTTTCCTTCCGCGGAGCGGTTAGCGAATTAGAAAGCGCCCGTGGGCCTTTCGTTGTCGTGGACCTGGGTGGTGGTTCAACCGAGATCGTGCTCGGCGGCACGGAGGTCGTAGCCAGCTATTCGGCTGACATCGGCTGTGTCCGGTTGACCGAACGCTGTTTGCATTCCGACCCGCCGACACCGGACGAAGTGGCGGCAGCGCGGCAGGTGGTCGGCGACAAGCTTGAGGCCGCACTGCGTGTGGTTCCCGTCGAGCGGGCGCGGACCTGGGTCGGGCTTGCCGGGACGATGACCACGCTGTCCGCGCTGGCACACAATATGACCGTGTATGACGCTGCGGCCATTCATCTTTCGCGTGTCGCAGGCAGCGATCTGCTGGCGGTCTGTGACATGTTGATCGGCATGACGCGCTCCCAGCGGGCCGCGCTGCCACCAATGCATGAGGGCCGGGCCGACGTGATCGGCGGCGGTGCGATCGTGGTCGAGGAGGTGGCTCGCGAGCTGCGCACCCGGGCCGGAATCAACGAGCTGACCGTAAGCGAACACGACATCCTGGACGGGATCGTGCTTTCGATTGTCACGTGA
- a CDS encoding DUF501 domain-containing protein — protein MVDPVDLETVARQLGREPRGVLEIAYRCPNGEPGVVKTAPKLPDGTPFPTLYYLTHPVLTSAASRLETTGLMREMTERLHREPELAAAYRRAHESYLAERDAIEPLGTTVSAGGMPDRVKCLHVLIAHSLAKGPGVNPLGDEALAVLAAEQEMAATLVAGEWA, from the coding sequence GTGGTTGATCCTGTCGACCTGGAAACGGTTGCGCGCCAGCTCGGCCGTGAACCCCGCGGTGTGCTTGAGATCGCCTACCGATGCCCCAACGGCGAACCCGGAGTGGTGAAGACAGCGCCGAAACTTCCTGACGGCACCCCGTTTCCGACGTTGTACTACCTGACCCATCCGGTGTTGACCTCGGCCGCAAGCAGATTGGAGACCACCGGCCTGATGCGCGAGATGACCGAGCGGCTGCACCGCGAGCCGGAGCTGGCCGCCGCGTATCGACGAGCGCACGAGTCGTATCTGGCCGAGCGCGACGCAATCGAGCCACTGGGGACTACAGTTTCCGCCGGTGGCATGCCCGACCGGGTCAAGTGCTTGCACGTGCTGATCGCGCATTCATTGGCCAAAGGTCCCGGGGTGAACCCGCTTGGTGACGAGGCGCTGGCGGTGCTGGCCGCCGAGCAGGAAATGGCCGCGACGTTGGTGGCTGGCGAATGGGCGTAA
- a CDS encoding FtsB family cell division protein, whose protein sequence is MAAKPDPKRRSPASRPGKAGDSGRGRRITKPSPAPHANRTTARTLHEHVVEPIKRSFTESVEQRSEQRLGFTARRAAVLAAVICVLTLTIAGPVRTYFAQHTEMEQLSATEAALRRQIADLEQRKSQLADPAYVAAQARERLGFVKPGDIPFQVQLPPTAVATPQPGAESATSARNEPWYTSLWHTIADKPHLPPAAPPAPDAEPSVPVPPPSSNPTAPGG, encoded by the coding sequence TTGGCCGCCAAGCCCGATCCGAAGCGACGCTCCCCGGCATCGCGTCCCGGGAAAGCCGGCGACTCGGGTCGGGGCCGTCGTATCACCAAACCGTCTCCTGCGCCGCACGCGAACCGCACCACCGCGCGAACGCTGCATGAGCATGTCGTCGAACCCATCAAGCGATCGTTCACCGAATCGGTCGAGCAGCGGTCCGAACAGCGGCTGGGGTTCACTGCTCGGCGAGCGGCGGTACTCGCCGCGGTTATCTGCGTGCTGACGCTGACCATCGCCGGGCCGGTACGTACCTACTTTGCACAGCACACCGAAATGGAACAGCTGTCGGCAACCGAAGCCGCGTTGCGCCGCCAAATCGCAGACCTTGAGCAGCGCAAGAGCCAGCTGGCCGACCCCGCGTATGTCGCGGCCCAAGCCCGCGAGCGCCTCGGCTTCGTGAAACCCGGGGACATCCCGTTCCAGGTCCAGCTGCCACCAACGGCGGTGGCGACCCCACAGCCAGGCGCCGAATCGGCGACGTCTGCCCGCAACGAACCCTGGTACACCTCGCTGTGGCACACGATCGCCGACAAACCACACCTGCCACCAGCAGCGCCGCCCGCGCCGGATGCCGAGCCTTCCGTTCCGGTGCCGCCGCCCTCATCCAACCCGACGGCGCCCGGTGGTTGA
- the eno gene encoding phosphopyruvate hydratase: MPIIEQVGAREILDSRGNPTVEVEVALSDGTFARAAVPSGASTGEHEAVELRDGGDRYGGKGVKTAVQAVLDEIGPAVIGLSADDQRLVDQALVDLDGTPDKSRLGGNAILGVSLAVAKAAADSAELPLFRYVGGPNAHILPVPMMNILNGGAHADTAVDIQEFMVAPIGAPSFGEALRWGAEVYHALKSVLKKQGLSTGLGDEGGFAPDVAGTTAALDLISRAIESAGLRPGVEVALALDAAATEFYTDGTGYTFEGATRTAEKMTEFYAGLLDSYPLVSIEDPLSEDDWDGWAALTAGIGDRVQIVGDDIFVTNPERLEEGIERGVANALLVKVNQIGTLTETLDAVTLAHHSGYRTMMSHRSGETEDTIIADLAVAVGSGQIKTGAPARSERVAKYNQLLRIEEALGDAARYAGDLAFPRYAVDSK; the protein is encoded by the coding sequence GTGCCGATTATCGAGCAGGTCGGGGCCCGCGAGATCCTCGATTCGCGCGGCAACCCGACGGTCGAGGTCGAGGTGGCGCTATCCGATGGAACATTCGCTCGCGCTGCGGTGCCTTCGGGCGCGTCAACCGGCGAGCACGAGGCCGTCGAATTGCGCGACGGCGGCGACCGTTACGGCGGCAAAGGCGTAAAAACGGCCGTCCAAGCCGTGCTTGACGAGATCGGCCCCGCCGTCATTGGGCTCAGCGCCGACGATCAGCGCTTGGTCGACCAGGCGCTGGTAGACCTCGACGGCACCCCCGACAAGTCCCGGCTCGGCGGCAACGCGATCCTGGGTGTCTCGCTGGCGGTGGCCAAGGCGGCCGCGGATTCGGCAGAGCTGCCGCTGTTTCGCTATGTCGGCGGGCCCAACGCCCACATTCTGCCGGTGCCGATGATGAACATCCTCAACGGCGGCGCACACGCCGACACCGCCGTGGACATCCAGGAATTCATGGTGGCGCCAATCGGCGCGCCCAGCTTTGGCGAGGCGCTGCGCTGGGGCGCCGAGGTGTACCACGCGCTTAAGTCGGTCCTGAAGAAGCAGGGGCTCTCTACGGGTCTGGGCGATGAAGGCGGCTTCGCCCCGGACGTGGCCGGCACCACCGCGGCACTGGATCTGATCAGCCGGGCCATTGAGTCGGCGGGCTTGCGACCCGGCGTCGAGGTGGCGTTAGCCCTCGACGCGGCGGCCACCGAGTTCTACACCGACGGCACCGGTTACACCTTCGAGGGGGCGACTCGCACCGCCGAGAAAATGACGGAGTTCTACGCCGGATTGCTCGATTCCTACCCACTGGTGTCCATCGAAGACCCACTGTCCGAAGACGATTGGGACGGTTGGGCGGCATTGACGGCAGGGATCGGCGACCGGGTGCAAATTGTCGGCGACGACATCTTCGTGACCAATCCCGAGCGCCTCGAGGAGGGGATCGAGCGAGGCGTCGCAAACGCGTTGCTGGTCAAGGTAAACCAGATCGGGACGTTGACCGAGACACTCGACGCGGTCACGCTGGCTCACCACAGCGGATACCGCACGATGATGAGCCACCGCAGCGGCGAGACGGAGGACACCATCATCGCTGATCTGGCGGTGGCCGTGGGCAGTGGACAAATCAAGACGGGCGCGCCGGCCCGCAGCGAACGCGTCGCCAAATACAACCAGTTGCTGCGCATCGAGGAAGCGCTGGGCGACGCGGCACGCTACGCCGGAGATCTGGCATTCCCGCGCTACGCGGTGGACTCAAAATAG
- a CDS encoding lytic transglycosylase domain-containing protein — MSPRRWLRAVAVIGATAMLLASSCTWQLSLFIPEGVPPPPGDPVPPVDTHAPGRPADQLREWAEKRAPALEMPVLALEAYAYAARVAEVENPRCHIAWTTLAGIGQVESHNGTYRGATIAPNGDVTPPIRGVRLDGTGGNLRIVDADAGNLDGDAGVERAMGPMQFISETWRLYGVDANNDGIASPDNIDDAALSAAGYLCWRGKDLATPRGWITALRAYNNSGVYARAVRDWATAYAAGHPL; from the coding sequence GTGTCGCCGAGACGCTGGTTGCGCGCGGTCGCCGTGATAGGGGCGACCGCGATGCTACTGGCGTCGAGTTGTACCTGGCAGCTCAGTCTCTTCATCCCGGAGGGCGTGCCGCCGCCGCCCGGCGATCCGGTACCCCCGGTGGACACCCACGCCCCGGGTCGCCCCGCGGACCAGTTGCGTGAGTGGGCGGAGAAACGCGCACCGGCCTTGGAGATGCCGGTCCTCGCGCTGGAGGCATATGCCTACGCGGCCCGGGTTGCCGAGGTCGAGAACCCGAGATGCCATATCGCCTGGACCACGTTGGCCGGTATTGGGCAGGTGGAGAGCCATAACGGCACCTACCGGGGGGCGACAATCGCGCCGAACGGCGACGTTACGCCGCCCATTCGTGGTGTCCGCCTCGACGGCACCGGCGGCAACCTGCGCATCGTGGACGCCGACGCCGGCAACCTGGACGGCGACGCCGGAGTCGAGCGTGCGATGGGGCCGATGCAGTTCATCTCCGAGACCTGGCGGCTCTATGGGGTGGATGCCAACAACGACGGTATCGCCAGCCCGGACAACATCGACGATGCCGCGTTGTCGGCGGCGGGTTACTTATGTTGGCGCGGAAAAGATCTCGCGACCCCCAGAGGGTGGATCACCGCGTTGCGGGCCTACAACAACTCCGGTGTTTATGCGCGGGCCGTACGTGATTGGGCGACCGCTTACGCGGCGGGTCATCCGCTGTAG
- a CDS encoding nucleoside triphosphate pyrophosphohydrolase, which translates to MTVVLVDPRRPSLIPVDAIELLGGQVQYTEEMPVAVPWSLPDAHPVHAGDDAPVLLSSDPNHPAVVARLAAGARLISAPDRQRGERLVDAVAMMDKLRANGPWESEQTHDSLRRYLLEETYELLDAVHSGNVDQLREELGDVLLQVLFHARIAEDAALLPFTIDDVADTLIRKLGNRVPGVLAGESISLEDQLAQWEEAKASEKSRKSRNSVLDDVPTGQPALALAQKVIQRVQKAGLPADLIPDEITSISVSADVDAENNLRAAVLDFVNSVRSAERAIAAARRGDTVAEELDVTPLGVITDEEWLVHWPSGADPAPDESDEPGDAVEVTKGSRGGSKKRKGRR; encoded by the coding sequence ATTACTGTCGTCCTGGTCGACCCCCGCCGCCCGTCGCTGATTCCTGTCGACGCCATCGAGTTGCTCGGCGGTCAGGTGCAATACACCGAAGAGATGCCGGTCGCGGTCCCCTGGTCACTGCCCGACGCCCATCCCGTGCATGCCGGCGACGATGCCCCGGTATTGCTGTCATCTGACCCCAACCACCCCGCCGTGGTCGCTCGATTGGCCGCCGGAGCCCGGTTGATCTCGGCGCCTGATCGACAGCGTGGCGAGCGACTGGTCGACGCCGTCGCGATGATGGACAAACTCCGCGCCAACGGACCGTGGGAGAGTGAACAGACGCACGACTCGTTGCGTCGCTACCTGCTCGAGGAAACCTACGAGCTGTTGGATGCCGTGCACAGCGGCAATGTTGACCAGCTGCGGGAAGAACTCGGCGATGTGTTGCTGCAGGTGCTCTTCCATGCGCGCATTGCCGAGGATGCTGCACTGCTGCCGTTCACCATCGATGATGTTGCCGACACGCTGATCCGAAAGCTCGGCAATCGGGTGCCGGGAGTGCTTGCGGGCGAATCGATCTCGCTAGAAGACCAGTTGGCTCAGTGGGAGGAAGCCAAGGCGTCGGAAAAGTCGCGGAAGTCACGTAACTCGGTGCTGGACGACGTTCCGACCGGGCAGCCGGCATTGGCATTGGCGCAGAAGGTTATTCAGCGTGTCCAGAAGGCCGGGCTGCCCGCCGATCTGATCCCCGACGAGATCACTTCGATCTCGGTGTCTGCTGATGTTGATGCGGAAAACAATTTGCGCGCCGCAGTTTTGGATTTTGTGAACAGCGTCCGCAGTGCCGAGAGAGCGATTGCCGCCGCGCGCCGCGGCGACACCGTTGCGGAGGAACTCGATGTAACTCCGTTGGGCGTCATTACCGACGAGGAGTGGCTCGTCCACTGGCCGTCCGGTGCGGATCCGGCGCCCGACGAATCCGACGAACCGGGCGACGCCGTTGAGGTCACCAAAGGGTCGCGTGGCGGCTCCAAGAAACGCAAGGGCCGGCGCTAG
- the mfd gene encoding transcription-repair coupling factor yields the protein MTAPGPACPDTPIAGLVELALTAPTFAQLIERASGRPDDLRLVGPASSRLFVASALAQQGPLLVVTPTGREADDLTAELRGVFGDAVAMFPSWETLPHERLSPGVDTVGSRLMVLRRLAHPDDGRLGPPLRVVVTAVRSLLQPMTPQLGLVEPLTLAVGDETPFEDLVTRLVELAYTRVDMVGRRGEFAVRGGILDIFAPTAEHPVRVEFWGDEISEIRMFSVADQRSITEIDVDTLVAVACRELLLTDDVRRRASALAAQHPAAANAVTGTVTDMLAKLAEGIPVDGMEALLSVLHPPERGAPALLTDQLADGAPVLVCDPEKVRTRAADLIKTGREFLEASWSVAALGTDAPLDVAQLGGSGFAELDEVQAAAGRAGHPWWTLSQLADESALELDVRAAPSARGHQRDIDGIFAMLRAHVATGGYAVMVAPGTGTAHRVVERLAESEIPAAMLEPGAAPKSGLVGVLKGPLHDGVIVPGANLVAITETDLTGSRATAVEGKRLAAKRRNTVDPLALTAGDLVVHDQHGIGRFVEMVERTVGGARREYLVLEYASAKRGGGSDKLYVPMDSLDQLSRYVGGQSPALSRLGGSDWANTKSRARSAVREIAGELVSLYAKRQASAGHAFGPDTPWQAEMEDAFAFTETVDQLTAITEVKADMEKPVPMDRVICGDVGYGKTEIAVRAAFKAVQDGKQVAVLVPTTLLADQHLQTFSERMAGFPVVVKGLSRFTDAAESRAVIDGLAEGSVDVVIGTHRLLQTGVRWKDLGLVVVDEEQRFGVEHKEHIKSLRTHVDVLTMSATPIPRTLEMSLAGIREMSTILTPPEERYPVLTYVGPHDDKQVAAALRRELLREGQAFYVHNRVSSIDRAAARVRGLVPEARVVVAHGQMPEDLLERTVQGFWNREYDILVCTTIVETGLDISNANTLIVERADTFGLSQLHQLRGRVGRSRERGYAYFLYPPHAPLTETAYDRLATIAQNNELGAGMAVALKDLEIRGAGNVLGVEQSGHVAGVGFDLYVRLVGEAVEAYRAAADGKMVTTAEEPKDVRIDLPVDAHLPPDYIASDRLRLEGYRRLAAAGSDTEVAAVVEELTDRYGALPEPARRLVAVARLRLLCRGSGITEVAASSAATVRLSPLTLPDSAQVRLARMYPGARYRATTNTVQVPIPRAGGIGAPRIRDVELVQLVADLVTALAGKPQQEVGITSEPMPSSKERQV from the coding sequence ATGACCGCACCGGGGCCTGCTTGCCCAGATACCCCGATCGCGGGGCTCGTCGAATTGGCGTTGACCGCGCCGACATTCGCCCAACTCATCGAGCGCGCCTCCGGTCGGCCCGACGACTTGAGGCTCGTCGGCCCCGCCAGCTCGCGGCTGTTCGTTGCCAGTGCGCTGGCTCAGCAGGGCCCGTTACTGGTGGTCACGCCGACTGGTCGCGAAGCGGACGACCTGACGGCTGAGCTGCGGGGTGTCTTCGGTGACGCGGTGGCGATGTTCCCGTCCTGGGAGACCTTGCCGCACGAACGGCTCTCGCCCGGTGTTGACACCGTCGGTAGCCGTCTCATGGTGCTGCGCCGGCTGGCCCATCCTGACGATGGGAGGCTGGGCCCGCCGTTGCGGGTAGTGGTGACCGCGGTGCGCTCACTGTTGCAACCGATGACGCCACAGCTGGGATTGGTGGAACCGCTGACGCTCGCCGTTGGCGACGAAACGCCCTTCGAGGATTTGGTAACCCGGCTGGTCGAGCTGGCGTACACCCGGGTGGACATGGTCGGCCGGCGCGGCGAATTCGCGGTCCGGGGCGGGATTCTGGATATCTTCGCCCCGACCGCCGAGCATCCGGTGCGGGTCGAGTTCTGGGGTGACGAGATCAGCGAGATCCGGATGTTCTCGGTCGCCGATCAGCGCTCCATCACCGAGATCGACGTCGACACGCTGGTCGCGGTCGCCTGCCGCGAGCTGCTGCTGACCGACGACGTGCGGAGGCGGGCCAGCGCGCTGGCCGCGCAGCATCCCGCCGCCGCGAACGCTGTCACCGGAACGGTCACCGACATGCTCGCCAAGCTGGCCGAGGGCATCCCGGTCGACGGCATGGAGGCGCTGCTCTCGGTGCTGCATCCCCCGGAAAGAGGGGCTCCCGCACTGCTCACCGACCAGCTGGCCGACGGCGCACCGGTATTGGTGTGTGACCCGGAAAAGGTACGCACTCGGGCCGCAGATCTGATCAAGACCGGCCGCGAGTTTCTCGAGGCGTCCTGGTCGGTGGCTGCACTCGGAACGGACGCCCCCCTTGACGTCGCGCAGCTCGGCGGATCCGGATTCGCCGAGCTCGACGAGGTTCAGGCCGCGGCCGGCCGGGCCGGTCATCCCTGGTGGACGTTGAGCCAGCTGGCCGACGAGTCGGCGCTCGAACTCGACGTCCGGGCTGCGCCGTCAGCCCGCGGACACCAACGTGACATCGACGGCATCTTTGCCATGCTGCGCGCCCATGTCGCGACCGGCGGCTACGCGGTGATGGTTGCACCCGGGACCGGGACTGCGCATCGCGTGGTCGAGCGACTGGCCGAATCCGAGATTCCGGCCGCCATGCTGGAACCCGGGGCCGCACCCAAATCTGGCCTGGTGGGAGTGCTCAAGGGGCCGCTGCACGACGGCGTGATCGTTCCCGGCGCCAACCTGGTCGCCATCACCGAAACCGACCTGACCGGGAGCCGAGCCACCGCGGTCGAAGGCAAGCGACTGGCCGCCAAGCGGCGCAACACCGTCGACCCGCTGGCACTCACCGCGGGCGACCTGGTGGTGCACGATCAGCACGGCATCGGTCGGTTCGTCGAGATGGTCGAACGCACCGTCGGCGGCGCGCGCCGCGAGTACCTGGTGCTGGAATATGCCTCGGCGAAACGGGGTGGTGGTTCCGACAAGCTGTATGTCCCGATGGATTCGCTGGATCAGCTGTCGCGGTATGTCGGCGGGCAATCGCCAGCGCTGAGCCGGCTCGGCGGCAGCGACTGGGCCAACACGAAAAGCCGCGCGCGCAGTGCGGTCAGAGAGATCGCCGGCGAGCTGGTGTCGCTGTACGCCAAGCGGCAGGCCAGCGCCGGCCACGCGTTCGGACCGGACACCCCGTGGCAGGCCGAGATGGAGGACGCGTTCGCCTTCACCGAGACCGTCGACCAGCTCACGGCGATCACCGAGGTCAAGGCCGACATGGAAAAGCCGGTGCCGATGGACCGGGTGATTTGTGGCGACGTCGGCTACGGCAAGACCGAGATCGCCGTGCGGGCGGCCTTCAAGGCGGTTCAGGACGGCAAACAGGTCGCCGTGCTGGTGCCCACCACGCTGTTGGCCGACCAGCACCTGCAGACCTTCAGCGAGCGGATGGCCGGCTTCCCGGTGGTCGTCAAGGGATTGTCCCGGTTTACCGACGCCGCCGAGTCCCGCGCGGTCATCGATGGGCTCGCCGAGGGCTCGGTGGACGTCGTGATCGGGACGCACCGGCTGCTGCAGACCGGAGTGCGCTGGAAGGATCTGGGTCTGGTCGTCGTCGACGAGGAGCAGCGATTCGGCGTCGAACACAAGGAGCACATCAAGTCGCTACGCACTCACGTCGACGTCCTGACCATGAGCGCCACCCCGATCCCGCGCACTTTGGAAATGAGCCTGGCCGGCATCCGCGAGATGTCAACGATCCTGACCCCACCCGAAGAGCGCTACCCGGTGCTTACCTACGTCGGCCCGCACGACGACAAGCAGGTCGCGGCGGCGTTGCGGCGCGAGCTATTGCGCGAGGGGCAGGCCTTCTACGTGCATAACCGGGTCAGCTCCATCGACCGGGCCGCCGCCCGAGTGCGTGGCCTGGTGCCCGAGGCGCGGGTGGTCGTCGCCCACGGGCAGATGCCCGAGGACCTGCTGGAGCGCACCGTGCAGGGATTCTGGAACCGCGAGTACGACATCCTCGTCTGCACGACGATCGTGGAAACCGGCCTGGACATTTCCAACGCCAACACTCTCATCGTCGAGCGCGCCGATACCTTCGGCCTGTCGCAGCTGCACCAGCTGCGCGGCCGGGTGGGCCGCAGCCGCGAACGCGGCTACGCCTACTTCCTGTACCCACCGCACGCGCCGCTGACCGAGACGGCCTACGACCGGTTGGCGACCATCGCGCAAAACAACGAGCTGGGCGCCGGCATGGCGGTGGCGCTGAAGGACCTGGAGATCCGCGGCGCCGGCAACGTGCTCGGGGTTGAGCAGTCCGGGCACGTCGCCGGCGTCGGGTTCGACCTGTACGTGCGGTTGGTGGGCGAGGCGGTGGAGGCCTATCGCGCCGCCGCGGACGGCAAGATGGTGACCACCGCCGAGGAGCCCAAGGACGTGCGGATCGATCTGCCCGTTGACGCACACCTGCCACCGGACTACATCGCCAGCGATCGGCTCCGGCTGGAGGGGTACCGGCGGCTGGCCGCGGCCGGTTCGGATACTGAGGTCGCGGCCGTTGTGGAAGAGCTGACCGACCGCTACGGGGCGCTGCCAGAACCGGCCCGACGGCTGGTCGCGGTGGCGCGGCTACGGCTGCTGTGCCGCGGCTCCGGCATCACCGAAGTGGCGGCGTCGTCAGCGGCGACGGTGCGGCTGTCGCCGCTGACGTTGCCCGATTCCGCCCAGGTGCGCCTGGCGCGGATGTATCCGGGAGCCAGGTACCGGGCGACGACCAACACGGTCCAGGTACCCATTCCGCGAGCCGGCGGGATCGGTGCGCCGCGGATCCGTGACGTCGAGTTGGTCCAGCTGGTGGCCGACTTGGTGACGGCACTGGCAGGGAAACCGCAGCAAGAAGTTGGTATAACGAGTGAACCTATGCCGTCGAGTAAGGAGCGACAAGTGTGA